Proteins encoded in a region of the Nitrospira sp. genome:
- a CDS encoding alpha/beta fold hydrolase, whose amino-acid sequence MRKNTDVVIFIHGFNVSWTDAVGTALSLQEMLNHSPERDAEQHVQVVLFTWPSDGMALPFTSYKSDRSEAAGSGNAVGRGILKVRDFLASLRRSDEQLCEQDLHLLCHSMGNYLLQNALERCDAFTPGNALPRLFEHIFLCAPDVDDTALEEGQPLWRAHELARSVSVYHNRGDVALVVSDYTKGNPDRLGSNGPARPTHIHNKVHQIDCTPIVKGLVEHSYYLVGNINADIRMSIDGKPHDDPTRRRVRVGLMGNQWEMR is encoded by the coding sequence ATGCGCAAAAACACGGATGTCGTGATTTTTATCCATGGCTTCAATGTCTCCTGGACCGACGCCGTCGGCACGGCCCTGTCGCTCCAGGAAATGCTGAACCACAGTCCCGAAAGGGATGCCGAACAGCACGTGCAAGTGGTGCTCTTCACGTGGCCGTCGGACGGAATGGCGTTGCCCTTCACCTCCTACAAATCGGATCGCTCGGAAGCGGCCGGATCCGGCAACGCTGTCGGCCGCGGCATTCTCAAGGTACGAGATTTTCTCGCAAGCCTGCGCCGCTCGGATGAACAGCTCTGCGAACAGGACCTTCACCTACTGTGTCATTCCATGGGCAACTATTTGTTGCAGAACGCCCTTGAGCGGTGCGACGCCTTCACCCCGGGGAACGCCTTACCCAGACTGTTCGAGCATATATTTCTGTGCGCGCCCGACGTGGACGACACGGCATTGGAAGAGGGCCAACCCTTGTGGCGAGCGCATGAATTGGCCAGAAGTGTCAGCGTCTACCATAATCGTGGCGATGTCGCCTTGGTCGTGTCGGATTACACCAAAGGCAATCCCGATCGTCTGGGCTCCAACGGGCCGGCGCGACCGACTCATATCCATAACAAGGTCCATCAGATCGATTGCACACCGATCGTCAAAGGTCTCGTGGAACACAGTTATTATCTGGTGGGAAACATCAATGCCGATATCCGCATGAGCATTGATGGCAAACCACACGACGATCCCACCCGACGTCGCGTTCGCGTGGGCTTGATGGGCAATCAGTGGGAAATGCGATAG
- the serS gene encoding serine--tRNA ligase, producing MYDLKYLREHLDHIRTSLGRRGNDVSWADIQKLSEERRAITTQVEQFRHALNKGSEEVARLRRAKEPAEEAMAAMKQLGDRIKDAEGTLRKVEEALTDLALRIPNLPHALVPVGADASENVEVRRWGTLPSFSTPPKPHWEVGENLGILDFDRAAKIAGARFSVMTGAGARLERALINYMLDLHTTQHGYREVIPPFMVNRSSMTGTGQLPKFEEDLFRLRDEEYFLIPTAEVPVTNLHREEILGVDCLPLRYTAYTPCFRREAGSYGKDTRGLIRLHQFNKVELVAFTTPDRSYEELEQLTGHAESILQGLNLPYRVITLCTGDMGFSAAKTYDIEVWLPSQQQYREISSCSNFESFQARRANIKYRPTGAKKEVKADFVHTLNGSGLAVGRTLVAILENFQQPDGSVEIPPVLRPYMGGMDSIKRE from the coding sequence TTGTACGATCTGAAATATCTCCGCGAACACCTCGACCATATCCGCACCTCTCTCGGACGACGCGGGAACGACGTCTCGTGGGCTGATATCCAGAAATTGAGCGAAGAACGACGAGCCATTACGACGCAGGTCGAGCAGTTCAGGCACGCACTCAATAAGGGCTCGGAAGAGGTTGCTCGGCTGCGTCGAGCCAAAGAACCGGCTGAAGAAGCCATGGCGGCGATGAAGCAGTTGGGGGATCGCATTAAGGACGCCGAGGGAACACTCCGAAAGGTCGAGGAGGCGCTCACTGACCTTGCGCTTCGCATCCCCAATCTCCCCCATGCCTTGGTTCCGGTAGGGGCTGATGCATCAGAAAACGTCGAGGTCCGTCGATGGGGCACCCTCCCGTCTTTTTCGACCCCCCCCAAACCTCATTGGGAAGTCGGCGAGAACCTCGGGATCTTGGATTTCGATCGAGCCGCGAAGATTGCAGGGGCCAGGTTTTCCGTCATGACCGGGGCAGGTGCCAGGCTGGAACGAGCGCTGATCAACTACATGCTTGATCTGCACACAACCCAACATGGATATCGAGAGGTGATTCCTCCTTTCATGGTCAACCGTTCATCGATGACCGGAACCGGTCAGCTTCCCAAGTTCGAGGAGGATCTTTTTCGCCTGCGAGATGAAGAGTACTTCTTGATTCCGACCGCCGAAGTGCCGGTGACGAACCTGCATCGTGAGGAGATCCTAGGAGTAGACTGCTTGCCGCTCCGCTATACGGCCTACACTCCTTGCTTCAGACGAGAGGCAGGGTCCTATGGAAAAGACACGAGAGGCCTGATTCGGCTCCACCAATTCAACAAGGTGGAGCTGGTGGCGTTTACGACACCGGATCGTTCATACGAAGAGCTTGAGCAGCTGACGGGTCATGCCGAGTCGATCTTGCAGGGTTTGAATCTTCCCTATCGCGTCATCACCCTTTGTACAGGTGATATGGGATTTTCTGCAGCGAAGACCTATGACATTGAAGTATGGCTGCCTTCTCAGCAACAATACCGAGAGATTTCGTCCTGCAGCAATTTTGAATCTTTTCAAGCCAGACGAGCGAACATCAAGTATCGGCCAACCGGGGCAAAGAAAGAGGTGAAGGCCGACTTTGTCCATACGCTCAATGGTTCCGGACTGGCCGTCGGGCGAACCTTGGTGGCCATCTTGGAAAATTTCCAGCAGCCTGACGGCTCGGTTGAAATACCTCCTGTGCTGCGACCATATATGGGAGGAATGGATAGCATTAAACGAGAGTAA
- a CDS encoding transposase: MPPYSPDLNPVEHDFAALKKHREYQETASIDQIVKAYQ, from the coding sequence TTGCCACCCTATTCGCCCGACCTGAACCCCGTCGAGCACGACTTCGCCGCGCTCAAGAAACACCGGGAATATCAGGAAACCGCTTCCATCGACCAGATTGTGAAGGCCTATCAATGA
- a CDS encoding HlyU family transcriptional regulator, with the protein MTQAVTYKGFTIQPAPRQLVDTGQWELNVFISWAVDDDEDSRHFVKTGRYATEDEATAQCLVYGQQIVDGQVPGSSVG; encoded by the coding sequence ATGACCCAGGCCGTGACTTATAAGGGGTTCACCATTCAACCTGCGCCCCGGCAGCTCGTGGATACCGGCCAATGGGAATTGAATGTCTTCATTTCATGGGCTGTTGACGACGACGAGGACAGTCGTCACTTCGTGAAGACTGGTCGGTATGCGACTGAGGATGAAGCCACGGCCCAGTGCCTTGTCTATGGTCAACAGATCGTGGATGGCCAGGTTCCTGGCTCCTCGGTCGGATAA